A genome region from Rhodohalobacter mucosus includes the following:
- the creD gene encoding cell envelope integrity protein CreD: MKSLKQSAGIRLTAIAFLTLLLLIPAILIQELISERENRRNSVAHEISEKWGDTQTITGPIITIPYLHRSEKEGVVTQTVRHAHFLPENLTIQGTVEPEVRYRGIYESIVYTSGLSLSGNFSPLNLRGLNIPADDFLTEDAFVSIGISDMTGIRERIRIEWGDRDYTAAPGIASGDVLSSGVSVSPVINPEIPVSFSVHLTLNGSSELLFSPIGEQTRVSLASGWPNPAFTGNFLPERREVHSSGFKAEWNVLHLNRNFPQQWLGSSHEISNFSFGVSLLLPVNEYQKTMRTAKYAIMFIGLTFLTFFMFEIYSKQAIHPVQYLLIGFALLVFYTLLLSASEYVAFNLSYLLSSAAVILLITLYSYSVLSSIRNSAILFGVLVLLYSYLYILLQLQDYALFMGSIALFSVLATVMFLTRNVNWFNVMQTEDDTEMGYSAGR, from the coding sequence ATGAAATCACTGAAACAGTCAGCAGGTATCCGGTTAACCGCTATTGCGTTTCTGACTCTACTCCTGCTTATTCCAGCCATTTTGATCCAGGAACTAATCTCTGAGCGTGAAAATCGAAGGAACTCCGTAGCTCATGAGATCAGTGAAAAGTGGGGAGATACGCAGACCATCACGGGTCCCATTATAACAATACCCTATCTGCATCGATCTGAAAAAGAGGGAGTAGTTACACAAACGGTGCGCCATGCACACTTTCTGCCTGAAAATCTGACGATTCAGGGCACTGTTGAGCCTGAAGTGCGCTACCGGGGCATCTATGAATCCATCGTTTATACCTCCGGGCTCTCGCTATCGGGAAATTTTTCGCCACTCAACCTGAGAGGCCTGAATATCCCCGCCGATGATTTTCTGACCGAAGATGCATTTGTTTCGATTGGCATATCGGATATGACCGGTATCAGGGAACGTATAAGGATTGAATGGGGGGACCGGGATTATACCGCCGCACCGGGTATTGCCTCCGGGGATGTACTGTCGTCCGGGGTATCGGTTTCGCCCGTTATCAATCCCGAAATACCGGTTTCATTCAGCGTGCACCTGACATTGAACGGCAGTTCTGAGCTGCTTTTTTCACCTATCGGAGAGCAAACAAGAGTCAGTCTTGCCTCCGGCTGGCCCAATCCTGCATTTACGGGCAACTTTCTTCCGGAACGGAGAGAAGTTCACTCTTCCGGCTTTAAAGCGGAGTGGAATGTGCTTCATCTTAACAGGAATTTCCCGCAGCAGTGGCTGGGTTCCAGTCATGAGATCTCAAATTTCTCATTCGGCGTGAGCCTGCTGCTTCCAGTAAACGAATATCAGAAAACAATGCGTACGGCAAAGTATGCGATCATGTTTATCGGACTCACGTTTCTGACATTTTTCATGTTTGAGATCTACAGCAAACAGGCCATTCATCCCGTTCAGTATCTGCTTATCGGGTTTGCCCTGCTGGTTTTCTATACGCTGCTTCTATCCGCATCAGAATATGTGGCATTCAACCTCTCCTATCTGCTTTCGTCCGCGGCTGTCATACTGCTGATCACCCTTTATTCATACAGTGTTTTATCCAGCATACGCAACTCGGCCATCCTGTTTGGGGTATTGGTGCTTCTCTACAGCTATCTCTACATACTGCTTCAGCTTCAGGATTACGCACTGTTCATGGGAAGCATCGCGTTGTTCAGCGTGCTGGCGACGGTCATGTTCCTCACCCGTAATGTCAACTGGTTCAATGTGATGCAAACTGAGGATGATACAGAGATGGGTTACAGTGCAGGCAGGTGA
- a CDS encoding winged helix-turn-helix domain-containing protein, with the protein MKVSFDDLHKAFESRVRLGIMSALAVNDSLDFSSLKEFLDVTDGNLSTHIKKLEQEGFVSVNKSFIDNKPNTRYSMTMEGKKAFDEHLGVLEQIINSQKES; encoded by the coding sequence GTGAAGGTTTCATTCGACGATTTGCATAAAGCGTTTGAGAGCCGGGTCAGGCTGGGAATCATGTCGGCCCTGGCCGTAAATGATTCTCTTGATTTCAGCTCCCTGAAAGAGTTTCTGGATGTAACCGACGGGAACCTGTCCACCCATATCAAAAAACTGGAGCAGGAAGGCTTTGTCAGCGTAAACAAATCCTTCATAGACAATAAACCCAACACCCGGTATTCAATGACCATGGAGGGTAAAAAAGCATTTGATGAACACCTCGGTGTGCTGGAGCAGATAATAAACTCACAAAAAGAATCATGA
- a CDS encoding 6-bladed beta-propeller, which translates to MTNHLKYAYALTIIFLLTTCDSADRPGYISQIPDIESFTYLAFSQAELDSKKVSLTPTLLISGSADTENFVGTPFWIEKVKDEIWIADPVKGEVSAFSANGVFSRVIASRGRGPNELQYPASIYYSGQNRDTSNSVWILDSGLKSILQFSIDEGEQNRIQSKEILTEFYGTKILALENEAFLVPLTDQQNQILGVINQNGELIDGYVNRIVPLGYQPYTHNRVFFDIEPVSNQLVYAYHGLPLIFIEGFDSENKRVFDFRPETELSDYNVDLTPLPAEESISVSSITMDLFVNDSRAFFILENQLVVFNHEKEELEKSITLTDHEGIEMIFQQMVYSDGIFFLINRFTSDIYTLDEAEVTS; encoded by the coding sequence ATGACGAACCATTTAAAATACGCATATGCCCTGACCATCATCTTTTTGCTGACAACCTGCGATTCAGCAGATAGGCCGGGCTATATAAGCCAGATTCCTGACATTGAATCCTTCACCTATTTAGCGTTTAGCCAGGCTGAACTTGATTCAAAAAAAGTTTCGCTTACCCCTACGCTGTTGATTTCTGGAAGTGCTGACACCGAGAACTTTGTCGGTACCCCCTTCTGGATCGAGAAGGTGAAGGATGAAATCTGGATTGCGGATCCTGTAAAGGGAGAAGTGTCAGCTTTCAGTGCGAATGGCGTCTTCTCAAGAGTAATTGCCTCAAGGGGACGTGGGCCCAATGAACTGCAGTACCCTGCAAGCATCTATTACAGCGGTCAGAATCGGGACACATCCAATAGTGTCTGGATCCTGGATTCAGGACTTAAAAGCATCCTTCAATTCTCTATTGACGAAGGTGAACAGAACAGAATCCAAAGCAAAGAGATCCTTACAGAGTTTTACGGGACCAAAATTCTTGCACTCGAAAACGAAGCTTTTCTCGTTCCGCTTACAGATCAACAGAATCAAATTCTGGGAGTTATTAATCAAAATGGCGAATTAATTGATGGTTACGTAAACCGCATCGTACCGCTGGGATATCAGCCATACACACACAACCGGGTTTTCTTTGATATTGAACCCGTTTCCAATCAGCTCGTTTATGCCTACCACGGGCTACCATTAATTTTCATCGAGGGTTTTGACAGTGAAAACAAGCGAGTTTTTGATTTCAGGCCTGAAACAGAGCTTAGTGACTATAATGTAGATCTCACACCGTTACCTGCAGAAGAGAGCATTTCTGTGAGCTCTATTACCATGGACCTATTTGTAAATGACTCAAGAGCCTTTTTTATACTTGAAAATCAGCTTGTAGTTTTTAACCACGAAAAAGAGGAGCTGGAAAAATCGATTACTCTTACCGACCATGAGGGTATTGAGATGATTTTTCAGCAGATGGTTTATTCAGATGGCATCTTCTTTTTGATCAATCGCTTTACATCCGACATCTATACCCTTGACGAAGCGGAAGTTACTTCCTGA